A window from Leptospira meyeri encodes these proteins:
- a CDS encoding LptF/LptG family permease, with protein sequence MNLLLTPFFWFKREFIPFRTLDRYLFLDFFKTFIGTLIMLTSMIVIYKFTDVMKYLVSSKVNQVHVYLHVLYSLPSMVDQVVAPALMFSVCFVIGQFSVNKELVAMMVAGVSFIRIITPILFFGISMWLIMTLFGQIVVIPANKRAQIEYSIMAKGSNRLIDFVYQLHIKGKKGFYYVYWIDEKDNTVKGGFNYIEITPDGHPTYTVSSQKAKFIPSPHSWVLYDAEEVRFNENLELVSRTKYAEKTYDFPEDLAYFSKPIRNPEEMNFFELADEIESRITKGIPFRNVIIQQHMAFAMPLMSFVVVTLGALAGAITKRSAGVASLGLTIAVVLLYYILNSTAKTLAENGALPIWIGMWMTPVIFTSAAYYLYRRMNI encoded by the coding sequence ATGAATTTGTTGTTAACACCATTTTTCTGGTTCAAAAGAGAGTTCATCCCTTTTCGAACATTAGATCGTTATTTATTTTTAGATTTTTTCAAAACCTTTATTGGAACACTCATCATGTTAACGTCTATGATTGTGATTTATAAATTCACAGATGTGATGAAGTATTTGGTTTCTTCCAAGGTGAACCAAGTGCATGTATATTTACATGTTTTGTATTCCTTACCTTCGATGGTGGATCAAGTTGTGGCACCAGCTTTGATGTTTTCTGTTTGTTTTGTGATCGGACAATTTAGTGTAAACAAAGAGTTAGTTGCCATGATGGTGGCAGGCGTTTCTTTCATACGTATCATCACCCCCATTTTGTTTTTTGGAATTTCCATGTGGCTCATTATGACTTTGTTTGGGCAAATCGTTGTGATTCCTGCCAACAAAAGAGCACAAATTGAATATAGCATTATGGCAAAGGGATCCAATCGTTTGATTGATTTTGTCTACCAATTGCATATCAAAGGTAAAAAAGGATTCTATTACGTCTATTGGATCGATGAAAAAGATAATACTGTCAAAGGTGGGTTCAATTATATCGAAATCACTCCAGATGGGCATCCAACTTACACTGTATCTTCTCAAAAAGCAAAATTCATTCCATCCCCGCATAGTTGGGTATTGTATGATGCCGAAGAAGTTCGCTTTAATGAAAACTTAGAACTTGTTTCTCGAACAAAATACGCTGAAAAAACTTATGACTTCCCAGAGGATTTAGCTTATTTTTCCAAACCAATTCGAAATCCAGAAGAGATGAACTTTTTTGAACTTGCGGATGAAATTGAGTCAAGGATTACCAAAGGGATTCCTTTTCGAAATGTGATCATCCAACAACATATGGCATTTGCGATGCCATTGATGTCATTTGTGGTTGTCACTCTCGGAGCTCTTGCTGGTGCTATCACAAAACGATCTGCAGGTGTTGCAAGTCTTGGTCTAACCATTGCAGTTGTTTTGTTGTATTATATTTTGAATTCGACTGCAAAAACTTTGGCTGAGAATGGTGCCTTACCCATTTGGATTGGAATGTGGATGACACCAGTGATTTTTACTTCTGCAGCCTATTACTTGTATAGAAGAATGAATATTTAA
- a CDS encoding PP2C family protein-serine/threonine phosphatase: MIKSSFQDRFKLDDEVMKISRICLIVFFSFIGFGIFAPTDDLGLYDPKWIRILHASVTLIFFIATYFSDWVRNQIQSIMLFFFYTMSTHSLILLYWNSLYIGYLVGMILVLSCIGVSFVDRRSLVSYLGTVTSAGIIIGIYTKEPQVDLPLYLSSIITPALVSYLTLNIRLSSVEKLRVSESQLKGFQDRMLNELELANETQSNLVTTEWPKTKGIRLHSFFRSFDQVGGDAISYLQREDGKLALFFADVSGHGIASAMVSAMAVLAFKIHGNQNEPSVCLKSIHSDLQELVPNNHISACVLFVDTNTKEIQYSIAGHPPLIRIEKDSDPKFMEGMGTLIVSYLKPNLKDFTITPNSGDRILLYSDGILEVFDEAGEIYGDEHLFTSIKNHSDKKGEEFLNALYEDSMSFSAKRISDDMSMLLLEIL, from the coding sequence ATGATAAAATCTTCCTTCCAAGATCGATTTAAACTTGATGATGAGGTGATGAAAATTTCACGAATTTGTCTCATTGTCTTTTTTAGTTTTATCGGTTTTGGAATTTTTGCACCCACGGATGATTTAGGATTGTATGATCCTAAATGGATTCGTATTTTACATGCTTCGGTTACATTAATTTTTTTCATCGCAACTTACTTTTCTGATTGGGTTCGGAATCAAATCCAATCCATCATGTTGTTTTTCTTTTACACGATGAGTACACATTCCCTAATTCTTTTGTATTGGAATTCACTTTACATTGGTTATTTGGTTGGGATGATTTTGGTTTTATCTTGTATTGGAGTTAGTTTTGTTGATCGTCGCTCTCTTGTTTCTTATTTAGGGACAGTCACTTCTGCAGGGATTATCATTGGAATTTATACGAAAGAACCACAAGTTGATTTACCTCTTTATCTTTCTTCCATCATCACACCAGCTCTTGTATCATATCTCACGCTGAACATTCGCCTTAGTTCTGTAGAAAAACTTCGTGTATCAGAATCCCAACTCAAAGGGTTTCAGGATCGTATGTTGAACGAACTTGAATTGGCAAATGAAACTCAGTCCAATTTAGTAACTACGGAATGGCCTAAAACAAAAGGCATTCGCCTCCATTCTTTTTTTAGGTCATTTGACCAAGTGGGTGGGGATGCCATTAGTTATTTGCAAAGAGAAGACGGAAAGTTAGCACTTTTTTTTGCTGATGTGTCTGGGCATGGAATTGCTTCTGCTATGGTTTCTGCCATGGCTGTGCTTGCTTTCAAAATTCATGGAAATCAAAATGAACCATCTGTTTGTTTGAAGTCAATTCATAGCGACTTACAAGAGTTAGTTCCTAATAATCATATTAGTGCTTGTGTGTTATTTGTTGATACAAATACAAAAGAAATTCAGTATTCCATTGCTGGTCATCCGCCTCTCATCCGAATTGAAAAAGACTCTGATCCAAAATTTATGGAAGGGATGGGGACTTTGATTGTTTCCTATTTAAAGCCCAATTTAAAAGATTTTACGATCACACCTAATTCAGGAGACCGCATTTTACTCTATTCCGACGGGATTTTAGAAGTTTTTGACGAGGCCGGAGAGATTTATGGAGACGAACATTTGTTTACATCCATAAAAAATCATTCTGACAAAAAAGGTGAAGAATTTTTGAATGCTCTATATGAGGACTCCATGTCATTTTCGGCAAAACGAATTTCCGACGATATGAGTATGTTATTACTGGAAATTTTATGA
- a CDS encoding acyl-CoA thioesterase produces the protein MPKPIKYKHKFTQQVVWGEMDAFGHVNNVTYVRYFESARADYFTKEGLWDSPLKPVKAGPVLTHLDMDYRKQVVFPATLEITLEVDSISSRAFTVICSMWNENEECVLTGNAAFVWFDFELQKPSALPEHFKTKFGSNHLV, from the coding sequence ATGCCAAAACCAATCAAATATAAACACAAATTCACCCAACAAGTTGTTTGGGGAGAAATGGATGCCTTCGGCCACGTAAATAATGTAACTTATGTTAGATACTTTGAATCTGCTAGGGCTGATTATTTCACAAAAGAAGGATTGTGGGACTCTCCATTAAAACCAGTGAAAGCCGGTCCTGTATTAACACATCTTGACATGGACTATCGCAAACAAGTTGTTTTTCCTGCTACTTTAGAAATCACGTTAGAAGTGGATTCTATTTCTTCCAGAGCTTTTACTGTGATTTGTTCTATGTGGAATGAAAATGAAGAATGTGTATTAACGGGAAATGCTGCCTTTGTTTGGTTTGATTTTGAATTACAAAAACCTTCTGCCCTTCCCGAACATTTTAAAACAAAATTTGGATCTAATCATTTGGTATGA